DNA sequence from the Deltaproteobacteria bacterium genome:
CATCTTCCGGCGCAACCGAACTAACAGCGCTATCCTTAAGAGAGCCTATCTCTAAAGCATTGACGATGTCGCCTTGCGCGGCAACGAGTGTTTTCTCCAGCGGTTGATTGTTGCCGTCAAACAACTTGGCCTCTATCTTAATTTCCGACATCGGCCTGTTTGTATTGTTTACCACCTCGCCTCGAATATTTAACACTTGCTGACCATCATCAAGAGTAGCTACCGTTGAACGCAGCTTCGCTAGTTCTAGCCCTGCTGGCGGTTGAGAACTGACACTGTCACTATCTAAGGAAAGCAAAACTGTAGCGAGAGCATCCACTCTCGAAATTAACAGTCCAGCAACTCCGAGAAGAATGCAAACGAGCAGCGGAAAGAAACATGCGAAATATAGAGGCCTATTGCTCAAAACCTCCTTTTCTTCACTAGCAATTGGTTGAGGCGATAAGTCCGGCTCGTCTTGCTCCGACATATCAAACGAATCAAATGAATCGAAATCAGAAAATACCTGTATAGGGCCTCGCTCCTCAACATGAGTCTCTGAATGACTTGCCGGCATCACTAGCTCGTAGCTTTCAGAGCTATTACTCTTAAACTCTTTCTCCAGAGAAGCTAACTTCGACGGCGAAGATATTGTTTCCAAGGAAGAAACGACGTCACCTGCTGCCTTGTCTATCGCCGCGATGTCTGAGCGGCAGCAATCGGGCAAATCGACGTAAGGAGAATTTGTTTTGGTGAAAAAATCCGAAGGCGAATAAGCCTGAGGCCAATCTACTCGCCGATCAGCTTGATTTAGATCATGTAAACGCTCCAAGGCCTCCTTTCTAAAGCGCAATACGCCGTTAGAAATTGCGTCTTCATTTAAGCGCTTGCGCAAGACCGAAGACATATCGATTTCTATCTTCTGCGTATCATCAGTAGGCCAATCAGCCGTAATGAGTGCCGAAGGGCCACTATCAAGCATATCGCCAAAAGTCTTTATCGGACTTTCATAGCACTTACTCTCAGCAGAAGCTTCAGGAGCAAACATATCCAACTGCTGCCACTTGCTGCCACACTTTTCGACTGACGCCGGGACTCCCTCGGAAGCGCACACCGCGGAAATACTACGCGATGCAACTTTGCTATTCCCAAAATCTGCCGCGCATACATGCTCTAAACCAACGCTCTCAAAAAAAGTGTTATCGCAACGAGAACAATGAAACTGCGGGCTAGTCAAACCAGCAAGCTGAGCATCGGAAACGCCAAACTTGGTCTTACACTTTGGACACTGAACGATCATCTACCTTCTCCTCACAAAAAACTATATATCCGCCATATCGTCGTCCTCCGATATGGCATTAAAATTCTTATTATCAGTGATCTGCTAAAAAACGTACCGAAACGACTTCTAGTAAGGGCCTAAGTACCACGTTTGCGTTATTGGCTCCATCTATATGTAACTTAAAGTGTTTAAGCCATGTCGAAAATGAACTTTTTCTTACTTAAACTCTATTCTGAACGCCTGAAGCTAGGCCTATCAGAGAGCGCCAACATACTCCATAGATATTTGGCGCAATAAAAAAAACGCCCTCTATTAATTTCTTTTCGTCATAAGATCATTGTGTTAATTTCATTCTTCACAAGTTATTGATTGCGATGCTATCCCTTCGCAACAAGCAGATTATCGCCCTTAATTCAGAGATACTAACTATGACAACAATGCCATTGTTCGCCAATGCTCTTTCGCAACTCGATCTAGCACTAGCACATGTACAGTTATCGCCCGATACCATAGCTTTGCTAAAGCACCCGAAAGCTGTTCACATCTTTGCCATTCCAGTGCGCATGGACAATGGTGCTTTAAAATTTTTCACGGGCTATCGAGTTCTCTATGACGATTCTCGGGGCCCAGGCAAGGGCGGGATTCGATTTCACCCGGATGTAAATTTAGATGAAGTGCAGTCACTCGCGTTTTGGATGACATTTAAATGCGCTGCAGTTAACTTGCCATTTGGCGGAGCTAAGGGCGGAGTTCGCGTACACCCAAAAAACTTATCAAAGCTGGAACTCGAAAGGTTAAGTCGCGGTTATATCAATGCCGTAGCGGATGTAATCGGACCCGACAGAGATATCCCGGCGCCAGATGTCTACACAAATGAAACAATTATGGGTTGGATGTCGGACCAATATAAAATTATCAAGAGAGAACACATACCAGCCGTCATAACCGGCAAACCCCTATCACTAGGAGGCTCTTTGGGGAGAGCAGACGCCACTGCGCGGGGCGGATTTTATGTGCTCGAATCGCTAAAAAAGGGGCTCGGCTTAGACAAACCCCATCCTACAATGGCTATTCAGGGTTTTGGCAATGCTGGGTATAATTTTGCTAAACTTGCTAGTGACGCAGGTTATAGAGTGGTCGCACTTAGCGACTCCAAGGGCGGCATTTACAAGAAGGACGGCTTAGATGCTCCAAGCGTTTATAAAATTAAACACGAGACTAACCAACTACAAGCAGTATATTGCAAGGGCTCGGTATGCGAAGTGCTCGAATACGAACACATTACGAATGAGCAACTTCTAGAGCTAGAGGTCGATGTCTTAGTCCCCGCAGCCTTAGAGGGTCAGGTTACTGCCAAGAATGCAAACAATATAAAGGCAAGTATTGTGCTTGAACTCGCCAATGGCCCCACGACGCCGGAGGCCGATAAGATTCTTTTTGATAAGGGCGTAGTGGTAATTCCAGACATCTTGGCTAACGCGGGAGGGGTAACTGTCAGCTACTACGAGTGGGTACAAAACAGGGCTGGCTATTACTGGACGGCAAACGAGGTGTACTCTAAATTGGAAGTAGCGATGAATCAAAGCGCAAAATTAGTGGATAACATCCGCAAGGAGAAGCACTGCTCTATGCGAACGGCTGCCTATGTGCTAGCACTTAGGCGCGTTGCCTCGGCTATTGAAGAAAAGGGGACTCAGGAGTATTTTCTTAAGAATGGTCCAAGCTAAAACACAGTGGAAAAAGATCTTAAGAACAGACTGAGAAACACTAACTTCATTTGTGGAAGAAATCCACTTATGGAGACGATTAAATCGAGCCCTCAAAATATTTGCGAGGTTTTTGCGACAAAGAGTTCTTTGGATTGGTTGCGAAAGACTTCTCTTAGCGATAAACTTGCTAAGTTAAAAAAGCCCATCCTTGAGGCTAGCAAAGACGCGTTTGAGCAAGCAGTCCCAGGGTTAGTTCATCAGGGCGTAGTTACAACACTCAATCAGCGAAGACTTTTTAGCCTTAAGGAGCTAATACAGATTAGCGCTCGCTCAAATGCAAGCGGGATAATCGTAGCGCTGGACGAACTGCAAGACCCACAAAATATGGGTGCGGTACTTCGCGTTGCAGAATGTGGCGGTGTAGATGGAGTAATAGGAACGAAGCGCCGCAGTGTTGGCATAACCCCAGCTGTGGCAAAGGCTAGTGCTGGTGCAAGTGAAACTATGCCAATCTCGCTCGTTACAAATCTAAACGAAGCGTTAAAGGAACTAAAAAATAATGGTTTCTGGATCATAGGAACGGATGCGGGCAAGCAAGCCAATAATCTCTTTGAAACAAAGCTTCCCTCGGAACCAATAGTCCTTGTGTTTGGTTCCGAAGGAAAGGGATTAAGGCGATTAGTAAAGGAACATTGCGATATTATGCTAAAGATACCCCTCATGGGTAAAATTGAATCGCTAAACGTGAGCCAAGCCGCTTCAATATTACTGTTTGAAGCGCTTAGACAAAGAGCATTCTCAAGTGTTAAGGCAAAAATGAAATGAGCAAAACGATAGCTAAGAGAGTATTTTCGGGGGTGCAGCCGTCTGGAACACAGGTTCACATTGGAAATTATTTCGGAGCGATGAAGCATTTTGTCGAACTTGCAAAGGAACACGAGACAATTATTTGCATAGTTGACCTACATGCGCTTACTTCGGTAAAGAGCGCTTCCGATCTTAGATCTCACTCCGCCTCTCTTGCGGCCGCTTATTTAGCAATCGGCATTGATCCAAGGCAGGCCATTATCTTTCGCCAATCGGATGTGCCGGAAGTTTGCGAACTCGCGTGGTATTTAGCCTGTCATTTTCCACTGGGATTACTCGAGAGAGCACATGCAGTAAAAGATGCCAAGGCAAAAAACATTAACATTAATTCGGGTGTAATGTTTTACCCGATATTAATGGCGGCAGATATACTATTGTACAAAGCAAGTCTCGTCCCTGTGGGTGCCGATCAAAAGCAACACGTGGAGATGACGCGAGATGTGGCCGAGAGATTTAATTTGCAGTTTGGTTCCATATTCCCTGTCCCGGAGGCACTCATAACCGAGGAGACCGGTGTAATTAGGGGAATAGATGGTCGAAAAATGTCAAAGAGCTATGACAACTTCATAGGCTTATTTGAAGAACCTTCTGCTATGCGAAAAAAGGTAATGCGAATAGTTACGGACTCAAAGAGCGTAGAGGACGTTAAGGATCCCGAGCAATGCAACGTATTTCAAATGTTCAAACTTTTCGCTAGCAAGGAAGCTTGCGAAAACCTCGCTAGACAATATCGAGAAGGTGGCATGGGATACGGAGTGGCAAAAAAGGAGCTCTTTGACATTATGCAGCTTGCCCTTTCGCCGTTTCGAGAAAAGTACAATCACTGGGTATCACAAAAAGACGAGCTTGAAGATATTCTCCTAGACGGCGCTAAGCGCGCGCGAAAAATAGCGACACAAACAATCTCTGCGGTTAGACTAACCCTAGGAACCGGCTCACTCAAGGCAAGTAAAACATGAGGGTTTTTATGTAGTTATGTAGCTTATTGAAGCAAAAGCTGCTCCTTGGCTGATACTAATATATACGGGCGTAAAACTAAGAAGATTGTTTTGCCATTGTTTATGTTTTTTTTAGATGAGGATAATTGCTATGCCAGGCACCTTAGTCGATAAATTACTAGAATCCTTTGATAAATTGGATAACTGCATAACAGAAACCAGAGACGTCCTAGGCGCAAAGCAGGATGTCCCAAAAGACGTAATGGCGAGAATCGATTATTACGCTGAAATAGTTTCTAAGCAGAGAAAGTTGGCGTCTGCGCTACGCGAACACGTTAGCAGCGCAAATTGGGACGAGGTAACTAGACATGTTCGCTTGATTAACGGTTACTCGACAATGATTCACGAGGACGCACGAGATATTCTTGCTAGTGTAGTCACAGATTCAGGCGCAGATAAAGAAAACGCCCTGCTAAGTTAGACCAAGATAGAGAGCTCGCACTTACTACGCGGCCAGCCGAACAGTCGGCCGCGTAGTAAAAAAAATCAAACCTCAACTGTCTGCATATGAGTAGCAGGCGCCGCGTCCCAGTTAAATTTCTTTTTTAGTGCATTAGCAAAAGCACGACTTGCTTCGGGTTCACCGTGAATTATCCTAACCTGCTTTGGCGTTCCCTTGGATTCGGCTAGCCATTTTAACAACTCATCTCTATCGGCGTGGGCAGAAAGTCCGGATATAGTGTCTACTTGTGCCCTAATGGGAATATCTTCTCCAAAAATCCTAATATACTTTGCTCCCGACTGGATTATACTTCCGCGTGAACCTCGTGCTTGGTATCCCACAAAAAGCACCGTAGTATCCTCTGAGTGAATCCAGTTCTTTAAATGATGCAAGATGCGGCCTCCAGTAGCCATACCGCTAGCAGAAATAATGATCCTTGGGCCCTTTAAATGATTTAGCGCCATGGAATCCTGCACAGCTCTACAAAAGGAAGTCTTTGCAGTTAATAGCGGAATCTTTCCCAACTCCATTAGCTTTGCGCTCTCTTCATCAAAATCATTCCGAAAGTTGTAATAAATTTTAGTAGCATCTACTGCCATGGGCGAATCGACGTAGACCGGGATAATGGGTATTTTCCCGTCGCGCTCAAGTTCGGCTAGGTAGTAGAGTAAAGTTTGTGTACGCCCTACGGCAAATGCGGGAATAATTAGTGGCCCCCTCCTGACTACAGCAGCTTTCACTATTTGCGCTAACTCGTCTGCGACGTTCCCTTCGCCATGTATGCGGTTTCCATACGTTGACTCGCAGAGCAATAAATCGCCAAAATCAACCGGACTAGGGGGTGGTAGCAATGGCGTATCGTAGCGTCCAATATCGCCTGAAAAAGTAATTCGCTTCTTAAAAATATCGACAGTCAACGACACCGAACCTAAAATATGACCGGCGCAGCGAGGCTCCACTGATACGTTGGGAAGAATCTCTGTTTGTTTATCGCGCTCAATAATCTTAAAAAGTTTTAGCGTCTCTTCGACATCCTTTTCGGTATATAGTGGCTTTGCAGGATGATGCTTGGAAGTCCCAGACTTGTTGGCATAAAATGCCTCTTCCTCCTGAAGATGCGCACTGTCGGGCAAGAGCAGTTTTAGTAGCTCAAAGGTTGCCGCCGTGCAATATATGGGCCCCGAATAACCTCGCCTCACAACTAATGGGAGATAACCACTGTGGTCGATATGTGCATGAGTTAGAACTATCGCCGATAGCGACAAAGGGTCAAACGGCGGCTCCGCCCAGTTGCGCAAGCGAAGCTCCTTGGTTCCCTGAAACAATCCGCAGTCAAATAGTATTTTCCTACTGCCAGCCTCGACCAAGAACTTCGACCCAGTAACGGTTCCCGCTGCGCCTAAAAACGTAAGTTTAATAGATGTCACAAAATTCTCCGCACTAGACCGTTTCCAAAAAGTAAGTTAAATATTTTACTTTTTGGAAACGGTATTTGTTGTTTATTGGCAAGTGCTTGCGCACTTGCTGTTTATACCATTTACAAAAATCCTTTTTGTAAATGGTATAATATTCCTCTGTGTTTTGATGGGCATTTAAGAAAAACACGCCCCTTAAGCAATTTACTTCAGACAATTCTTACAAATGCCGACCTAAAGTCAAGGATCACTAAGGACTGTCAGTAACCTAGCATGGACGATTCGAGTAACATTACACGGATATTATTCGTCGATAAAGACGAAAGATCTTTTCAAATATGGCAGTGTATTGCAGCAGCCATACAGAACCTGCCTCCAATTGAATTGATCCATGCAAGCAATGCTTCACATGGATTGCTAATGATTGGCCAGATAAAACCAGATTGCATTGTCCTTAACTTTGGCGACGAAGATCATTCAGAACTCGACACTTTTCTAAAAAATCTACTAGAAACACATCCCCCCATAATCGTGCAAGCAGAAGAAGAATTCTTCGATACACGAAGAGAAAATGTTTTCTTTGTCGAACAAAGTGGCTCGCTCGAAAGCATTCACAAGACACTATTAGCCGCCATTGAAAGTACTAACAACTCGTCGCGCAAAAATTCTAGCTGTCACTAGCCACTTCTTTGGAGATTTCGTCCGTAGACTCATCGCTAAAAGCGGAAAATTCCGACGTTATCTCAGTTAGCTGCACCTTAGTGTGACGCAAAACATCCTTACATATTTTAAAAGCAGCTAAAGCATCCTTCATCCTAGGCACTAACTGATCTATAGTAACCTTATTATCCTGTAGTTCCTGGGATAGAGATTCGAGTTTATTAAAATTTTCCTCAAACTTATTTTTGTTAACTTCACTAGCCATCGTCTTCTCCACTACTTAATGATTGCTGACCTATCGGTATCATGAAACTGCAATTCGATTTCCTGCTCTTTTAGAAGCTCGCTTCCCGACAAAACATACTTGCCATTGCCCCTTTCTCTAACCAGTACAAAACCCCTTTTTAACTGAACATCGGGCGACATGTCCCTAAGAGATTTTTCATGTTTCTCGAGCGAGAGTTCTCCAAATCGCAAACATTGCAACGCTAGACGAGGTAAATCCAGTGCTTTTACAAGGCGCAACTTGCCAGTCTCAAAAATAAACATGTATCCACGCACCAAACCTCTATTTGTCATAGCCATCTGCTTAAACCTATAAGTCATCAGCATGTTGCTCGATAGTTGAATGTCTCCCAAAACTTTCTTAAGCGAACGCCTCTCGCGCACAAATATGCTAGAGCTCAGTGCCGGCATAGGTCGCGTAATATCGATTAAGCGCCGCGATATATTAATTTGCAAACCGCGCGCGAGAGTCGGCAAACTCGCTCTGTATAACTCTAAAACTTCCGTTCGCGACATTATTAACCGTTTACACATACGCATAATTTGCGAAACTGCACCTCCCAAACTCGCCTCCGCAAGTTCGGCGACATGAACAACCGTCTTAACCATTTGCGAAATACTTTCGCGACAGCGACAGCGAAGATCTTCCACGATGCTAGCAAAAAAAGAACCGACATCTTTGGGCACACCCTCGCCTCTATAGCTTACATCCTGAACCGAGGACTGATCCTCTTGGTGTCCGATGGCCGACACAACTGGTACCTCGCAAAGACAAACCTGCTTTGCTAACTCATAATCATTAAAAATTGCGAGTTCAGCCGGACTACCACCACCGCGAAATATTAAAATCGCATCTATTCCAGGCAACGTGCCCAAAACGCGCAAACCATTGATGATTTGCTCCTTAGCTCCGGCACCTTGAACATTGGCCTTGTACCAAAAAAGCTCAAAACCAAAACGTGCCGTTTCTAAAGCGGCAAGAAAATCATTTATTACAGTCCCGCCAGAACTTGTAATAATGCCAAGTTTTGTTGGAAGAATGCTCAACTTGCATTTCTTATTAAGCCCAAATAGACCCTCCTTCTTTAGCCTCTCATTAGTCTTATCGCGCTCCGCTGCAATTTTTCCAATCGTATACTCAACTACCACGCTACAGATGGATAACGATATGGCACCCTTCCTAGGGTTTAAGCCAACTATCGCCTCAAACATAACATCGAGTTCAGGTTCGAGCTTAAACCCTCGCTCAAAAAGAGGCTTGCAAACGCGTTCTATATCTTCTTGCCAGACGAAACAACTTACGTGATCCGAAGGGTTCTCTAAATCCACTAGCTCCAAATACAAATGCTTGGGCTGAGTGACCTTAGCTATGACGCCTTTAACTAAAATGCGATTGGGGAAGGCCAGTAGAATTACATCTCGAATCTTAGCTATTAGCTCAGAGACGGTTATTGCCTGGCTAAGCAAGGGAGAAGAGCTTGCCGCAGCTGGAGCTTCGCCATCGCACTCATCAGAATTCTCACACTCTTTAGAAGGCTCTCCGACTTCCTCTATGATGACATCGGGGAATATTTTTTCTAAATCGCCAATTGAGACACTGGTTAGGGACGCAACCCAAACTTTTTTCTCTCCCACCCAGCGAGCTGCCGGAAGCTTTTTAATGGCATCCTTGGCACGAAAAGTCCCTGGGCCAGAAAAAGTAACTGTTTGCTTCGACCAATCGAGAGTGGCCTTAAGATTTTCCACTATATTATTAATAAGTAGCTATAAAAACAAATGGGGCTGCCCGAAAGCAGCCCCATTCTTTTAAGCTCTAAACATCAACTTCTCAATTACCGCCTTGCGCGCGTTTAAGCTTGATTAAAGCTTGCACCCAAGGTGAGTATTACCTTTTGAGTGTCTGTGGCAAACTCATCAGCATTGTAGTTAGCATACTTTATACCAACCATATAATGCTCGAAAAGTGCCTTCTGGATGTTAAAATCCCACTCTGTTCCGTAATCAGTGCTTCCTTCATCCGAAGAGAAGTAATGATATACCAAAGTGAGAGCTAAGCCATCAACTAACTCATGAACTCCAGACACTTGATACCCAAGCAAACCATAGGCATCCTGCAACCCATCTGCTGGAGTCGATACAAATTTATCGGCCCAACCATTCCACACATGTGTCGTTGAAAGAGGAGCCGATACTGCAATATCACCCTCGTCGCTGCCCAAGCTCTCAAACCCACCCTTTAGGGTGAACCCATAAGCACCAGCACCAGCCTCTGCGCGATAATAATGCGCATCATAGTCAGTTGGATTATCGCCGTGATCCATTTGGAAAGCGTACTCTAGGTCATAGAGCAAGCTCAATAGATCAGTTACTCCGTACTTTCCATCAAAACGAGCTCCAAAAGTATTGCTAGACACTGCTGGCAAATCTTCTAGATCTAACATATACGCATACGCTGCCAAAGCTCCTAAGGAGCAACCAGTGTACTTGGCATTTACGAGATGAGAATTTGACTCAACATCTCCAACTGGACTGCCATCGCCAAATATGCGGTTTGCGTTAAATATGTATCCGTACTGCAAGTTAAGTCCTGGAACCGACGTATTGCTTAGAGTTGCCGAATCAAATGTCTGATTATTTTGCCTCCATGCAACATCTCCTATCCAACGGACGTTATCGAGCACTATCTGCTTTCTACCAAAAGTTACAGCCGTATCGGGCACGCCATGATAGCCTATATATGCCTGATTAACTTCTGTCCCCTGAGGATCAGCTACTACCGGCCTGTCTGTCCTACCATTGACAGTGCTATTGTACAAATCTTTACCAATCTCAGTTACATCCTCAACTTCCAACAAACCCTTAAACCCCATAAAGTTTGCCGTCTTATACCCCAATCGAGTTTGCAAGGTAGAGGCTTTAGCATCATTGTCAAAGTCATCCTGGTCTACAAACTCATATCTATATCGGCCGCTAATATACGCCTTGCCGTTCTTAAAAAACTCTGCCACGTTACTCGCACTTGCGACGTCATCCGCAGCTAGAGCCTGTGAGTATGCACAGACACTAAACATGCCTACAGCACACAGACTTTTAACTACTCGAGCACTTTTACGCGAAGCTCTATTCATCATGTCATCTCCTTTGTTAATAACACACTCCCACTGATAGTTCTTGCGAAGAAATCCGTCACTAGATCTCAACTCATCACACAACTGTCAATAAAAATCGATATCCCCCACTCAAAGCACACAGCACATTTATAGTAAGACCGAAGTTCTGGACAGGAACTATCGACCGGATTAGAAAACAAATTGAACATTCTGTCTACAGCAATTTCGCTGCTGTATCTTCTAGGAAACACTGGCTTATTACTCGCAAATTATATACGACTTATTATGAGCATGTTTTCTAGCGCGTCCGCCAATTAAGCTCTTTCGCGCTCTCGAATGCCAAGAAAATACAACAACGCATCAAGCCCTAAGGTAGAAATCGAGTGTTTAACGCGACTTTTTACTATTGGTTTAGCGTGAAACGCTATTCCTAACCCAGCAGCGCTAAGCATGGGGAGATCATTTGCGCCGTCCCCCACGGCAATCGTTTGCTCCAGTTTAATCCCCTCTTTTATGGCCAATTCGCTTAACAACTCTGCCTTGCGCTGGCCGTCGACAATGCGCCCCAAACAGCGGCCGCTCAATCTTCCATCCTGAATTTCTAGCTCATTTGTATATACATAATCAAAGCCAAGCCTATCCTTTAATCTCTCACCAAAAAAAGAAAATCCACCCGACAAAATAGCTAGTTTGTATCCTAGCGCTTTAAGGATTCTACTAAGTTTTTCTGCCCCTTCCGACAAAACAAGTCCATCGGCGATTTGTTGAAGCACAGAGACATCCAGGCCTTCTAGCAATTTTACTCGCCTCTTTAGGCTTTCCGTAAAATCAATTTCCCCTCGCATGGCAGCAGAGGTTATAGCGCTTACCTCTTCCAATACACCGTGAGCACGGGCTAATTCGTCTATAACCTCTGCCTGAATTAAAGTTGAATCCATGTCAAATGCAATAAGGCGCCGATTGCGCCGATATAAATCGTCTGCTTGAAAAGCAATGTCTATGCCAGATGTATTGGAAATATCCAGCAACCGAGATTGGATTTCGCCGGTATCGTCAATGTCCCCACTAATGGCAAACTCAACACAATAGCATTCGCTGTCAATATACTTAGCTATCGGTCTACGGCAGGACATTCGAGTAATGACGTCGATATTTAGCCCAAAAGCCGCAATTACCTCCGTAACTGACGAAATTTCACTAGCGTTGAGCTCTCGTCCAAGAATAGTGAGCACGAAACGACTCTTATTCTCGGCGCTTACCCAATTATCGTACTGCTGAACGGAGATTGGCGTAAACTTCACAGTAAGCCCAAGTTCATGCGCCCTAAACAAAAACTTTTCTAAAACCGGAGATGACTCTTCTTTTTCTGGGATATTGACCAACAGGCCCAAGGAAAGAAAATTGTGGATGACCGCCTGACCAATGTCCAATATCTCTACATCATACTCTGAAAGTATTGCCGTAAGGGATGAGGTAAGTCCAGCCTTGTCCTCGCCAGAGATGTTCAACAGTAATATTTTTGCCATCGCTATGCTGCTGCCATGCGCCCATTAAGCTCATAGCAGCAAGCGGGGGCAATTGCAAAATTTAATTAGTAAATACCTTCTCGGCGCACAGGAAGAAAACCCAATTTCAGTTTAAACTTGCTAGGCGATATATACTGCTTGCATATCGCTTTCCATCGACATAATGACCCTTCACTCGCACTAATGCGCCGATTTCCAGTTCGCCTACAATTAGAGTATTTTGATCGAACACAAATTCCATATCATCTACAACAAAATTAGATTCGCTGCCTAACTTGAGCCTGCCCTGTAGATTAAATCGCTCGTCTGCATCATCTTGCGCACCAACATCTCTATGCTTAGTCAAGCCGCTAACACCAGCTGGCGTTTTAGAACGCGATAGCCGTGGCAAGTGAATCGGTGTCCTAAGTATTTGAGGAAGATCTTTTAAAAAGAAATTGGCCGGCGAAAACGTACCTCTATCGCTCATCTTGCTTCTCCATTGCTACATTTTGTTGCTACACCAACATCGTAAAGGGCGCATTTGCCGACACGCCCATCAAACTGTAATAATCTGACGGAAACAAGCGGTATCAGTGCATGCTATATGCCAACTCACTTGGCCTTGAGTTAGATAGCTCGTTAAACATACTCCAAACCGCTCTCTTCACGTTGTTATCCTATTGAAAACTAAGCATTTATTATGCAGCAATTAAATACGCGCAGCCAGCAAAGCATTGTCGTGCAAGAAGATTTCACGGGCGTCTATTAAGACCGAAATGGTAATTCAGATAAACAATTCTATGAAATAAATTCATGCCCGAACCGTATGGCACAAAATTGTGCACTTTTTTTTAAAAAAACCTCAAGTTTTTCAAAAAAGTAGTCGTTAGCCCATTCATGGCGATGATTGTTGTTCATTTTTGGACACCAATTTTGAACAAAAACGATGTAGTTTTCGGTAATTTAAGGGGCGTATATGAAAAACGTATTAATAGACATGGATAACTTCGACTCAGAAAAAATAGAGAATATAACTAGACTATCTAGAACGAATGTTCGAGCACGAAAGGGTACTTTGCTAAAGCTGCAATGGTTGGCAGAGCGCGTCCGAAAAATCGAACTAATAAAAAAACAGCTGGCCGAGGGCACGTATCATGTAGACTCGCGGGAAGTAAGCAGAGCTATACTGAGCTTAGACATTAAGAAATCTGGGAAGGAAGATATAGATATATAAGTCATTGTTGACGAAGGTTTGATTTTGATGGAAGACTGGCAAAATGTCCATCCTTAAGTCGAATCTCAATATTAACAGCGAGCAGTATAAGAAAAATTATTTAGACTATCAGTCTCTACTAGCCAAGTTAAACTCGTATTTGCAAAACAGCCTGACTCCACACAGCAAAAAGACTGAGGAGCTTGCGCGACGACGAAACAAGCTATTAGTCGAAGAACGCATAACTCATTTACTCGATCCTGGCTCACCATATTTAGCAGTCGCACCTCTCGCCGGCGCTGAAGTCTACGAAGGTCTGCCACCTGGAGCTGGAATTCATACTTTAATCGCTAGAATCTCTGGCAGAAAGTGCATGGTCATCGCCAATAACTCCACCATTAAAGGAGGAACGTATTTTCCGCTCACAGTAAAAAAACACCTTCGCGCCCAGGAAATTGCAGTAGAGAAC
Encoded proteins:
- a CDS encoding zinc-ribbon domain-containing protein, producing MIVQCPKCKTKFGVSDAQLAGLTSPQFHCSRCDNTFFESVGLEHVCAADFGNSKVASRSISAVCASEGVPASVEKCGSKWQQLDMFAPEASAESKCYESPIKTFGDMLDSGPSALITADWPTDDTQKIEIDMSSVLRKRLNEDAISNGVLRFRKEALERLHDLNQADRRVDWPQAYSPSDFFTKTNSPYVDLPDCCRSDIAAIDKAAGDVVSSLETISSPSKLASLEKEFKSNSSESYELVMPASHSETHVEERGPIQVFSDFDSFDSFDMSEQDEPDLSPQPIASEEKEVLSNRPLYFACFFPLLVCILLGVAGLLISRVDALATVLLSLDSDSVSSQPPAGLELAKLRSTVATLDDGQQVLNIRGEVVNNTNRPMSEIKIEAKLFDGNNQPLEKTLVAAQGDIVNALEIGSLKDSAVSSVAPEDGEQSLESSNVLKPGSSMSFRLVLADSVQNAEWYAVRVHSVKYVLGDAKLNSY
- a CDS encoding Glu/Leu/Phe/Val dehydrogenase; its protein translation is MPLFANALSQLDLALAHVQLSPDTIALLKHPKAVHIFAIPVRMDNGALKFFTGYRVLYDDSRGPGKGGIRFHPDVNLDEVQSLAFWMTFKCAAVNLPFGGAKGGVRVHPKNLSKLELERLSRGYINAVADVIGPDRDIPAPDVYTNETIMGWMSDQYKIIKREHIPAVITGKPLSLGGSLGRADATARGGFYVLESLKKGLGLDKPHPTMAIQGFGNAGYNFAKLASDAGYRVVALSDSKGGIYKKDGLDAPSVYKIKHETNQLQAVYCKGSVCEVLEYEHITNEQLLELEVDVLVPAALEGQVTAKNANNIKASIVLELANGPTTPEADKILFDKGVVVIPDILANAGGVTVSYYEWVQNRAGYYWTANEVYSKLEVAMNQSAKLVDNIRKEKHCSMRTAAYVLALRRVASAIEEKGTQEYFLKNGPS
- the rlmB gene encoding 23S rRNA (guanosine(2251)-2'-O)-methyltransferase RlmB, which gives rise to METIKSSPQNICEVFATKSSLDWLRKTSLSDKLAKLKKPILEASKDAFEQAVPGLVHQGVVTTLNQRRLFSLKELIQISARSNASGIIVALDELQDPQNMGAVLRVAECGGVDGVIGTKRRSVGITPAVAKASAGASETMPISLVTNLNEALKELKNNGFWIIGTDAGKQANNLFETKLPSEPIVLVFGSEGKGLRRLVKEHCDIMLKIPLMGKIESLNVSQAASILLFEALRQRAFSSVKAKMK
- the trpS gene encoding tryptophan--tRNA ligase, with translation MSKTIAKRVFSGVQPSGTQVHIGNYFGAMKHFVELAKEHETIICIVDLHALTSVKSASDLRSHSASLAAAYLAIGIDPRQAIIFRQSDVPEVCELAWYLACHFPLGLLERAHAVKDAKAKNININSGVMFYPILMAADILLYKASLVPVGADQKQHVEMTRDVAERFNLQFGSIFPVPEALITEETGVIRGIDGRKMSKSYDNFIGLFEEPSAMRKKVMRIVTDSKSVEDVKDPEQCNVFQMFKLFASKEACENLARQYREGGMGYGVAKKELFDIMQLALSPFREKYNHWVSQKDELEDILLDGAKRARKIATQTISAVRLTLGTGSLKASKT
- a CDS encoding MBL fold metallo-hydrolase, which gives rise to MKLTFLGAAGTVTGSKFLVEAGSRKILFDCGLFQGTKELRLRNWAEPPFDPLSLSAIVLTHAHIDHSGYLPLVVRRGYSGPIYCTAATFELLKLLLPDSAHLQEEEAFYANKSGTSKHHPAKPLYTEKDVEETLKLFKIIERDKQTEILPNVSVEPRCAGHILGSVSLTVDIFKKRITFSGDIGRYDTPLLPPPSPVDFGDLLLCESTYGNRIHGEGNVADELAQIVKAAVVRRGPLIIPAFAVGRTQTLLYYLAELERDGKIPIIPVYVDSPMAVDATKIYYNFRNDFDEESAKLMELGKIPLLTAKTSFCRAVQDSMALNHLKGPRIIISASGMATGGRILHHLKNWIHSEDTTVLFVGYQARGSRGSIIQSGAKYIRIFGEDIPIRAQVDTISGLSAHADRDELLKWLAESKGTPKQVRIIHGEPEASRAFANALKKKFNWDAAPATHMQTVEV